A part of Gramella sp. MAR_2010_147 genomic DNA contains:
- a CDS encoding RNA methyltransferase, translating to MLKQITSPQNKEVKWLLQLQEKSRNRRKEAAFIVEGKREIHLAIKGGYLPLHLYFVPELVEFQEVIEMAKANNTEPAEITEISKAVYEKLAYRESTEGLIAVFRSQENMLEDLEFTTPSALILVAEAPEKPGNIGAILRTADAAAVDAVIIANPKTDLYNPNIIRSSVGCLFTNKIATGTTAEIIDFLKRRNINIYAAALQASEAYHKIDFKEASAIVMGTEATGLSEEWLENSTQNIVIPMHGEIDSMNVSVAAGILIFEAKRQRSVEKDAQ from the coding sequence ATGCTAAAACAGATCACGAGCCCTCAGAATAAAGAAGTAAAATGGCTTCTTCAGCTACAGGAGAAATCCCGTAACCGCAGAAAAGAAGCTGCTTTTATTGTAGAAGGAAAAAGGGAGATACATCTTGCCATTAAAGGCGGGTATTTACCACTTCACCTCTATTTTGTTCCTGAACTGGTCGAGTTCCAGGAAGTGATAGAAATGGCCAAAGCTAATAATACTGAACCTGCTGAAATTACAGAGATCAGTAAAGCGGTTTATGAAAAACTTGCCTACAGAGAAAGTACAGAAGGTCTTATAGCAGTTTTCAGGTCTCAGGAAAATATGCTGGAAGACTTAGAGTTTACAACTCCATCGGCGCTCATATTAGTAGCTGAAGCCCCGGAAAAACCAGGTAATATAGGTGCAATTCTAAGAACTGCCGATGCTGCTGCAGTAGACGCCGTGATCATTGCAAATCCAAAAACAGATCTCTACAATCCAAATATTATAAGAAGTAGTGTTGGTTGTCTCTTTACAAATAAGATCGCAACGGGCACAACTGCTGAAATTATCGATTTTCTAAAACGCCGGAATATTAACATTTATGCGGCGGCGCTCCAGGCTTCAGAAGCTTATCACAAAATAGATTTCAAGGAAGCTTCGGCAATTGTAATGGGAACCGAAGCTACTGGTTTAAGCGAAGAATGGCTTGAAAATTCTACTCAGAACATCGTCATTCCCATGCATGGAGAAATTGACTCCATGAATGTTTCTGTGGCGGCCGGAATTCTTATTTTTGAAGCGAAGAGACAAAGATCTGTCGAGAAAGATGCTCAATAG
- a CDS encoding amidohydrolase family protein — translation MKRFNKYILIALLVVSSNSFAQQTPAEKQSEPITIVGATAHLGNGEIIENSLIIFKDGVITEVIAANLTKQQYPGKIINAEGKHVYPGIIAPNSTLGLVEIAAVKATEDDDEMGEMLPNVRSLIAYNAESKIVESMRPNGVLLGQIVPRGGLISGTSSIVQFDAWNWEDAVVKENDAIHINWPDAFRRGRWWRDEDPGLTANKEYKENVQKLSDFFASSKAYLAGDRDYKNLQHLAMDSIFNGNKKVFVHVDGEKEIMDVIQFKKEQGIESLVIVGGYDALGVAKELKTNDIPVLVNRPHSTPNKAYEDYDYPYKMAKLLQDEGVLVAIEGSGQMERMNSRNLPFYAGTVAAFGMDKEDALKLITSNTAKILGIDDSYGSLEKGKSATLFISEGDALDMRTNILSHAFIDGREVSLETHQTELWKRYSNKYKNQEEK, via the coding sequence ATGAAAAGATTCAATAAATATATTTTAATAGCGCTACTGGTAGTTTCCAGTAACAGTTTCGCTCAGCAAACACCTGCGGAAAAACAATCGGAACCCATTACCATTGTTGGAGCTACGGCACATTTAGGAAATGGCGAGATTATTGAAAATAGCCTTATCATCTTTAAAGATGGGGTTATTACCGAAGTAATCGCAGCAAATTTAACCAAGCAACAATATCCCGGAAAGATCATTAACGCTGAAGGCAAACATGTATATCCGGGAATTATCGCCCCAAACTCAACCCTTGGATTGGTGGAGATCGCTGCGGTAAAAGCAACGGAAGATGATGATGAAATGGGAGAAATGCTTCCTAACGTAAGAAGCCTGATCGCATATAATGCAGAGAGTAAGATCGTAGAGTCCATGAGACCAAATGGTGTGCTTTTAGGGCAAATCGTTCCAAGAGGCGGCCTCATCTCTGGTACCTCATCTATTGTACAGTTCGATGCCTGGAACTGGGAAGATGCGGTGGTAAAAGAAAATGATGCAATTCATATTAACTGGCCAGATGCTTTTAGAAGAGGTCGCTGGTGGAGAGACGAAGATCCTGGGCTTACTGCTAATAAAGAGTATAAGGAAAACGTACAAAAATTGTCAGATTTCTTTGCATCTTCAAAGGCGTATCTTGCTGGAGATAGGGATTATAAAAACCTTCAACATCTTGCTATGGATTCTATATTCAACGGAAATAAAAAAGTTTTTGTTCATGTAGATGGTGAAAAGGAAATCATGGACGTAATTCAATTCAAAAAAGAACAGGGTATTGAAAGTTTGGTCATTGTTGGAGGCTACGATGCATTGGGTGTCGCAAAAGAATTAAAAACTAATGACATTCCTGTCCTTGTTAACCGTCCACACAGCACCCCAAATAAAGCTTATGAGGACTATGACTATCCCTATAAGATGGCAAAATTGCTTCAGGATGAAGGAGTGCTGGTAGCCATTGAGGGTAGCGGACAAATGGAACGAATGAACTCCAGGAATCTGCCTTTTTATGCTGGTACGGTTGCTGCCTTTGGAATGGACAAAGAAGACGCCTTAAAATTGATCACTTCTAATACTGCTAAAATTTTAGGGATCGATGATTCTTACGGAAGTCTTGAGAAAGGTAAATCTGCAACGTTATTTATTTCTGAAGGGGATGCGTTGGATATGAGAACTAATATTCTGTCACATGCGTTTATTGACGGCCGGGAAGTGAGTCTGGAGACTCATCAAACCGAACTTTGGAAGAGATATTCCAATAAATACAAAAATCAGGAAGAGAAGTAA
- a CDS encoding DUF6503 family protein: MKKVILIIAALAFATACKNDTKEAGQEQSTSSSKDERSESTLNYPDELQKVFAAHGGLAQWNKMHTLEYSIPKSDENVEYQTIDLKDRYTFIENEDLFMGYDGEDVWIKEGATEYKGNAGFYHNLMFYFYAMPFVLADEGLNYEKTETLNYKETLYPGIKISFNDGVGASPEDEYYLYYDSQTKKMAWLGYTVTYQTGQSSDKVNLIKYAEWQETNGLLLPKTIAWYNYEAGSIGDKRNEVSFNKVSITEDKMDTEAFRMPEGARVFEDSEE; the protein is encoded by the coding sequence ATGAAAAAAGTAATATTAATTATCGCTGCTCTTGCGTTTGCCACAGCATGCAAAAATGACACAAAAGAAGCAGGACAAGAGCAAAGCACTTCTTCTTCTAAAGATGAAAGATCAGAATCTACCTTGAACTATCCCGACGAATTGCAAAAGGTATTTGCAGCTCATGGTGGTTTAGCGCAATGGAATAAGATGCATACTTTGGAATATAGTATTCCAAAGTCTGACGAGAACGTTGAATACCAGACCATAGACCTGAAAGATCGGTATACTTTTATTGAAAATGAAGACCTTTTCATGGGATATGATGGAGAAGATGTCTGGATAAAAGAAGGAGCGACAGAGTATAAGGGAAATGCCGGTTTCTATCATAATCTCATGTTTTATTTTTATGCTATGCCTTTTGTACTGGCAGATGAAGGACTTAATTACGAAAAGACGGAGACCTTAAATTATAAGGAAACCTTATATCCCGGGATCAAGATATCTTTTAATGATGGAGTAGGTGCTTCGCCAGAAGATGAATATTATCTGTATTATGATTCTCAAACTAAAAAAATGGCATGGCTGGGATATACGGTAACTTATCAAACCGGACAATCCAGTGATAAGGTAAATCTTATTAAATATGCCGAGTGGCAGGAAACAAACGGTTTGCTATTACCTAAGACGATCGCATGGTATAATTATGAAGCTGGATCAATTGGTGATAAGCGAAATGAAGTAAGTTTTAATAAAGTGAGTATCACTGAAGATAAGATGGATACTGAAGCCTTTAGAATGCCGGAAGGTGCCAGGGTTTTTGAAGATTCAGAAGAATAA
- a CDS encoding M48 family metallopeptidase: protein MNSESLFYIIIGIIIIDFIIDKILDALNAKHFDDPIPEELEDVYDPEEYEKSQRYKKERFKFAMISSTFSVLLTLGFIIFDGFAYVDEIARSVSDNSIIVPLIFFGIIMLGSDLLMTPFSWYSTFVIEDKYGFNKTTKATFFLDKIKGLAMTAIIGGGILALIVWFYQFAESDFWWYAWILVAVFSVFMNMFYAKLIVPLFNKQTPLKNGSLRSRIEDYARSVGFKLDNIFVIDGSKRSTKANAYFSGFGSEKRITLYDTLINDLEEEEIVAVLAHEVGHYKKNHIVVNLVVSVLTTGFTLWLLSLFVGNPTLSEALGVTQPSFHIGLVAFGILYSPISEITGLIMNYISRKFEYQADNFAKTTYNGNSLISSLKKLSKNTLSNLTPHKAYIFVHYSHPSLLQRYRNLKAGN, encoded by the coding sequence TTGAATTCAGAAAGCTTATTTTATATTATCATCGGGATTATTATTATAGATTTTATCATAGACAAAATCCTTGATGCCCTCAATGCAAAACATTTTGATGATCCCATTCCAGAAGAGTTAGAGGACGTTTATGATCCCGAGGAATATGAAAAGTCCCAACGTTATAAAAAGGAACGATTCAAATTTGCAATGATCAGCTCCACATTTTCAGTGCTATTAACTCTTGGTTTTATCATTTTTGACGGTTTTGCTTATGTTGATGAAATTGCCCGAAGTGTCTCTGATAATTCCATTATCGTGCCGCTTATTTTCTTTGGGATCATCATGCTGGGAAGCGATTTATTAATGACACCATTCTCATGGTACAGTACGTTTGTAATAGAAGATAAATATGGCTTCAACAAAACCACGAAAGCAACTTTCTTTCTTGACAAGATAAAAGGCCTGGCGATGACGGCAATTATTGGAGGTGGAATTCTTGCTTTAATTGTTTGGTTCTATCAATTCGCTGAAAGTGATTTCTGGTGGTACGCCTGGATTTTAGTGGCGGTTTTTTCAGTTTTTATGAATATGTTCTATGCAAAACTTATTGTACCGCTATTTAACAAACAAACCCCGTTAAAAAACGGTTCTTTAAGGTCCAGAATCGAAGATTATGCCCGGAGTGTAGGGTTCAAACTTGACAATATATTTGTGATCGATGGTTCTAAAAGAAGTACCAAAGCAAATGCCTATTTTTCGGGTTTTGGAAGCGAAAAAAGGATTACCCTTTATGACACCCTAATTAATGACCTGGAAGAAGAAGAGATCGTTGCCGTACTTGCACATGAAGTTGGTCATTATAAAAAGAATCATATTGTCGTTAATCTGGTAGTTTCGGTTTTGACAACGGGTTTTACATTATGGTTACTATCTTTATTTGTTGGAAATCCCACTTTATCTGAGGCCCTTGGCGTTACTCAACCCAGTTTTCATATTGGCCTTGTGGCCTTCGGAATTTTATATAGTCCTATTTCAGAAATCACCGGACTTATAATGAATTACATTTCCAGAAAATTTGAATACCAGGCAGATAATTTTGCAAAAACCACTTATAATGGTAATTCTCTTATTTCCAGTCTAAAGAAATTATCAAAAAACACATTGAGTAATTTAACTCCACATAAAGCCTATATTTTTGTACATTACTCTCATCCCAGTCTACTACAGCGATATCGCAATTTGAAAGCTGGGAATTAG
- a CDS encoding amidohydrolase family protein translates to MKLKLLLLGVFLCIFSVQAQEYFPKNDGVKTRNTNYTVFKNAKIHVDPQTVINNGMFAIREGKITAVGKSINIPKNSMVIDLKGKEVYPSFIDLYSDFGIPKPKRAEGGNGPQYDASREGYYWNDHIRPDTDAVAQFSFDAKEAKKYHKAGFGVVNTHVPDGIIRGTGMLVALTPEVSEGDRILNDRSSQYLSFDKSVQSRQSYPTSIMGTMALLRQTYLDADWYSKGNADNKDLALEALNDNKNLVQIFTADNLLNELRADKVGDEFGVQYVIVGSGNEYQRLDKIKASNATYIVPLKFPEAYDVEDPYLTGYLSLEEMREWNQAPANLKMLSENKVPFTITTHSIDAEKDFRNNLLKAIEYGLSKEAALASLTTVPAKTIGQSGKLGTIQEGAWANFIITSGDFFEKETILYENWIQGEKNVLESMDITNITGNYDLKVDGKTYQLDITGEASKPKAEVKMGETKIGSKLSFDNNWMNLLLSSPDTTKTEFIRLVANVPAPSNSISGKAILANGNETSFQATKNSEADKEKKEKDKESETPKVASVTYPNIAYGFKEKPKQENVLFKNATVWTSEDEGVLENTDVLVKNGEIVRIGQDLNASGARVIDATGKHLTAGIIDEHSHIAASDINEAGHNSSAEVSMEDVIDPTDIGIYRDLAGGVTTIQLLHGSANPIGGRSAILKLKWGESADDLIFEQAPPFIKFALGENVKQSNWSGNRFPQTRMGVEQVFIDYFSQARAYEAKKKSGGDFRKDIEMETLVEILNGERFVSSHSYIQSEINMLMKVAEQFDFNINTFTHILEGYKVADKMKQHGVGASTFSDWWAYKYEVNDAIPYNASIMNNVGITVAINSDDGEMSRRLNQEAAKSVKYGGMSEEDAWKMVTINPAKLLHVDELVGSIKPGKQADLVLWNDHPLSIYAKPEKTMIEGVFYFDIDRDKQMREEIKKERNELIGQMLQAKNSGVKTQPVTKKEKQHVHCDLLEQVQ, encoded by the coding sequence ATGAAATTAAAATTACTGCTTTTGGGAGTTTTCCTTTGCATTTTTTCGGTGCAAGCTCAGGAATACTTTCCAAAAAATGATGGTGTAAAAACCCGAAATACCAATTACACTGTATTCAAAAATGCCAAAATCCATGTGGATCCTCAAACAGTGATCAACAATGGAATGTTTGCCATACGAGAAGGAAAAATTACTGCAGTTGGCAAGTCAATAAATATTCCAAAGAACAGTATGGTAATCGATCTGAAAGGAAAAGAAGTCTATCCTTCTTTTATAGATCTTTACAGCGACTTCGGGATCCCAAAACCTAAAAGGGCTGAAGGCGGAAATGGTCCGCAATATGATGCTTCCCGTGAAGGTTATTACTGGAATGATCATATTAGACCCGATACTGATGCTGTTGCACAATTCAGCTTTGATGCTAAAGAAGCTAAAAAATATCATAAAGCAGGCTTTGGTGTTGTAAATACACATGTTCCAGATGGTATCATCAGAGGTACCGGGATGTTGGTAGCGCTTACTCCCGAAGTTAGCGAAGGAGACCGTATCCTGAATGACAGGTCTTCACAATATCTTTCTTTTGATAAGAGTGTTCAGTCAAGACAATCTTACCCAACTTCTATTATGGGCACCATGGCACTACTTCGCCAGACATATCTTGATGCCGACTGGTATTCTAAAGGAAATGCAGATAATAAAGATCTTGCTTTAGAGGCTTTAAATGACAATAAGAATCTTGTTCAGATCTTTACAGCAGATAATCTTTTAAATGAGCTGAGAGCAGATAAAGTTGGGGATGAATTTGGAGTTCAGTATGTAATCGTTGGTAGCGGAAACGAATACCAGCGACTCGATAAGATTAAAGCTTCGAATGCGACCTATATTGTTCCTTTAAAATTTCCAGAAGCTTACGATGTGGAAGATCCTTATCTCACTGGTTATCTAAGCCTCGAAGAAATGAGAGAATGGAACCAGGCACCGGCAAACCTCAAAATGCTTTCTGAAAACAAGGTTCCATTTACTATCACCACTCACTCTATAGATGCTGAAAAAGATTTCAGAAACAATCTTCTAAAAGCTATCGAGTACGGTTTGAGCAAAGAAGCTGCTTTGGCTTCTCTTACCACCGTTCCTGCGAAAACGATTGGACAATCTGGTAAACTAGGGACTATACAGGAAGGAGCCTGGGCAAACTTCATAATTACTTCAGGTGATTTTTTCGAAAAAGAAACCATTTTATATGAAAACTGGATCCAGGGTGAAAAGAATGTTCTTGAAAGCATGGACATTACTAATATTACCGGAAACTATGATCTAAAGGTAGATGGAAAAACTTATCAGCTGGATATTACCGGTGAAGCCTCAAAACCTAAGGCCGAAGTAAAAATGGGAGAAACCAAAATTGGTTCAAAATTGAGTTTTGACAACAATTGGATGAATCTTTTACTTTCTTCTCCAGACACAACTAAAACAGAATTTATAAGACTGGTAGCAAATGTTCCGGCTCCAAGTAATTCTATTTCGGGAAAAGCTATTCTGGCTAATGGGAATGAAACCTCATTTCAGGCTACAAAGAATTCTGAAGCTGATAAAGAGAAAAAGGAAAAAGACAAAGAGTCTGAAACTCCAAAAGTAGCATCGGTCACCTATCCTAATATTGCTTACGGTTTCAAGGAAAAACCAAAGCAGGAAAATGTACTTTTTAAGAATGCTACGGTTTGGACGAGCGAGGATGAGGGAGTATTAGAGAACACAGATGTACTTGTAAAAAATGGAGAAATTGTACGTATTGGACAGGATTTAAATGCCAGTGGAGCCAGAGTAATCGATGCTACAGGAAAACACTTAACTGCCGGGATCATAGATGAACATTCACATATAGCAGCTTCAGATATTAATGAAGCCGGACACAATTCTTCAGCTGAAGTGAGTATGGAAGACGTTATAGATCCTACTGATATTGGGATTTACAGAGATCTGGCCGGTGGGGTTACCACTATTCAGCTGTTACATGGTTCAGCCAATCCAATTGGAGGCCGTTCAGCTATTTTGAAACTGAAATGGGGAGAATCTGCAGATGATCTCATCTTTGAGCAGGCACCGCCATTTATAAAATTTGCTCTCGGTGAAAACGTAAAACAATCTAACTGGAGTGGGAATCGTTTTCCTCAAACCAGGATGGGTGTTGAGCAGGTATTTATAGACTACTTTAGTCAGGCTAGAGCTTACGAAGCAAAAAAGAAAAGCGGTGGAGATTTCAGAAAAGATATTGAAATGGAAACTCTTGTAGAGATTTTGAATGGCGAACGCTTTGTTAGCTCCCACTCGTACATACAAAGTGAGATCAATATGTTGATGAAAGTTGCAGAGCAATTCGATTTCAACATCAATACGTTTACACATATTCTGGAAGGATATAAAGTGGCCGATAAAATGAAACAACATGGCGTTGGCGCTTCCACATTTTCTGACTGGTGGGCCTATAAATACGAGGTAAATGACGCGATCCCCTATAATGCCTCTATCATGAATAATGTTGGGATCACGGTTGCTATTAACAGCGATGATGGTGAAATGAGCCGAAGACTAAACCAGGAAGCTGCAAAAAGTGTAAAATATGGTGGAATGAGCGAGGAAGATGCCTGGAAAATGGTAACGATCAATCCCGCCAAACTTTTACATGTAGATGAGCTTGTGGGAAGTATAAAACCAGGAAAACAGGCAGATCTTGTTCTCTGGAACGATCATCCTCTTTCCATCTATGCAAAACCAGAAAAGACAATGATAGAAGGTGTATTCTATTTTGATATAGATCGTGATAAGCAAATGAGAGAAGAGATCAAAAAAGAACGTAACGAACTTATCGGTCAGATGCTGCAAGCCAAGAACAGCGGAGTGAAGACTCAACCTGTCACCAAGAAAGAAAAGCAACATGTTCACTGTGATCTTTTAGAACAGGTTCAATAA